A genomic segment from Maridesulfovibrio ferrireducens encodes:
- a CDS encoding GNA1162 family protein: MKRSLFAVMFLVMILAGCSGSYMKGYVQPQGIASEARHAAVLPLVNLTTTPNAGRMVGDLLSTELYSSTKFDLMESTDMLKRVKGEDDDLEFVMEDVVAQKVGTRLGVDTIIYGSVSEYQYKRGVNQSPTVGINLRMIDVSSGKVLWASSVSKSGGCFFGCTESLNSVAQEALTEIVASMASVPAQ, translated from the coding sequence GTGAAAAGATCTTTATTTGCCGTGATGTTTTTGGTCATGATTCTTGCGGGGTGTTCCGGATCATACATGAAAGGATATGTTCAGCCTCAAGGTATTGCTAGTGAAGCTCGTCATGCCGCTGTTCTTCCTCTGGTTAATTTGACCACGACACCGAATGCCGGACGGATGGTCGGTGATTTGCTCTCAACAGAGCTGTATTCTTCCACGAAGTTTGACCTGATGGAATCTACAGACATGCTCAAACGCGTGAAAGGGGAAGATGATGATCTGGAATTTGTAATGGAAGATGTAGTGGCTCAAAAAGTCGGAACCCGTCTTGGTGTTGATACCATTATTTACGGTTCGGTATCTGAATATCAGTACAAACGCGGCGTAAATCAAAGCCCAACTGTTGGAATAAACCTCAGAATGATTGATGTCTCTTCAGGGAAAGTTCTTTGGGCTTCATCTGTATCTAAGAGTGGAGGTTGCTTTTTCGGATGCACAGAATCTTTAAACAGCGTAGCTCAGGAAGCCTTGACAGAAATAGTCGCTTCAATGGCCTCTGTTCCGGCTCAATAG
- a CDS encoding endo alpha-1,4 polygalactosaminidase, whose amino-acid sequence MSTWSCYYGQQDKTEELARFDLVVLAVGGQNPVPLRKAGVKCLVYVSLGEVHADSPYYAEAAKSGLLVSYNENWNSWVVDIRRPEWKKMLFEQIIPDALKAGYDGLFFDTLDSPIDMQRRDPDTYKGTERSSVELIKDIRKHYPKLLLCQNRGFDIIQRSGPYVDYFLIEGLSSSMDIGTQIRSDVTEKDRDFLISKARAALKNNRKLVVLSLDYVPFDDVKNIDKAYDFSRKQGFVPYVSTPELNQVNTYAPAP is encoded by the coding sequence GTGTCGACATGGAGTTGTTATTATGGACAGCAGGATAAGACTGAGGAATTAGCCCGGTTCGATCTTGTTGTTTTAGCCGTTGGTGGTCAAAATCCGGTTCCTTTGCGCAAGGCCGGTGTTAAATGTCTTGTATACGTGAGTCTTGGTGAAGTGCATGCGGACAGTCCTTATTACGCTGAAGCCGCAAAATCAGGATTGCTTGTCAGTTATAATGAGAACTGGAATTCATGGGTTGTTGATATCCGCCGTCCTGAATGGAAAAAAATGCTTTTTGAGCAGATTATCCCTGATGCGCTCAAGGCCGGATATGACGGTCTTTTTTTTGACACGCTGGATTCTCCGATTGATATGCAGAGGCGAGACCCTGATACCTATAAAGGGACTGAGCGTAGCTCGGTGGAATTGATAAAAGACATCCGAAAGCATTATCCTAAGCTGCTTCTTTGCCAGAATCGCGGATTTGATATTATTCAGAGATCCGGACCATATGTTGATTATTTTCTGATTGAAGGGCTTAGCAGTTCCATGGATATCGGTACGCAGATCAGAAGTGATGTAACGGAAAAAGATCGTGATTTTTTGATTTCCAAGGCACGAGCAGCCTTGAAAAATAATCGTAAACTTGTGGTTCTGAGCCTGGATTATGTTCCTTTTGATGATGTGAAGAATATTGATAAGGCCTATGACTTTTCACGCAAACAAGGATTCGTGCCCTATGTCAGCACCCCTGAACTTAATCAGGTTAATACCTATGCGCCTGCTCCTTAG